In a single window of the Acyrthosiphon pisum isolate AL4f chromosome X, pea_aphid_22Mar2018_4r6ur, whole genome shotgun sequence genome:
- the LOC100165139 gene encoding uncharacterized protein LOC100165139 isoform X2 produces MATEYRQRPGMGDHFDDEDLVMSSAQQRRNWRGILIALMVIVAVLAMIVTSVVLLTPPQPEELSDSYSDLENGGRAGSDYYYNQRANDELWWRHRGMRTLRLSDILSDSANIKLFNGTWISGTEIFYVTSTGNLAIMEIMADGITQTTHHIMSKKTLQKLKGPLVSFELSPDRNHVLIGHHAKKLLRYSKTARYTVYTVSTRQMTPITLEDHRNHRNVTASADLQPYFLHAQWHKFSTVTEKNVESMALIIVYRYDVYYVPWSLESTATPGTNIGKNNVTIDSQTSNVTNSSYTPLSTPSLNDKQDNGGDNDTSNKLTWNPWPYGPVRRITTSGSGGSGTAAGIVSNGVADYLYEMEILKRSPAIWPSSGRYLMYATFDDRRVGEYKYSVYTKGGRQNNNVDDGDTEKHSKQRKPKRRRRRLRRNSKPEEAPSIAEDDSTSEYYLYPHIRTLKYPKANTPNPAVTLSVIVNLDQLENKQIQPKIRTLTPPPIFQYTDDYYFTAVQWVNDGGVGSGGGSLEIDDDKSGASAAEVCVVWLNRAQNTSVTTLCKSPMWMCQETQVINAVGAVGGGSGIRGGQGSETFNSDRARRRYRRNGGGSQKTSHEAVHGMKNNSINASSPNKDHRRRRQPHQHGQHKHGGQHQHNGHHSRRRRDGYVNSGSYEVPRGRYGGWVDATVGGAGGGVPSTGGGVSDGGYRMISATTWWSGGPNINDGGENFIGDDGYAGIASFGSTGTGAVYAMAALVRKGWETGDKELTPRAPVFATDGQGYVSVAPVRDDEHDDNEEEDSEGGVRLRRPTVKQSSRDRNGKSRAQSSIGKYYAQVVAVNITKKLLAPLTFGEFDDDNDNDGNKEDKKKSKVVTKSWTVVRILAWDQRTDMIYFLAVPSGRGAPHHRHLYAVKFTSAASSTTVNTDAGYRMGHHHQQQFRKTYRHSNRSRPVCLSCDIGFTGNIRRRERREFGGKQNRMDEARDGRLRQQQRERWENLKEEEEDNEEEAATAEERRQQRNRRQQQRELQNRGMLRHCTYFDAQFSRDGSHYALVCLGPSVPYVTLHRTILDDIDNTEDNSDGSGSSDEPDSVPLTTQKMPKDSSYSFELIALIENNTRLQDKYTNRVLLPGTRTFQLRLSGGRKLTTSGGLHFNDPLAAADYYSNGGDQQQHFSTKKRPDSDPLTVAQVRLYLPLGVYDPEADPRPEFMSNHIRNSGNSDKGDITNAEVTAKTSDSSSTKHSHRRRRRSSSTASSAHNSNDDSGDGSKRQRRPRKKQRQHRLKKLYPMLVVVNSDPGSQAITDRFTDRLGYTTGLLCSGSLGRTLPSASGRSSAGLRYSGNEWDRQRPRGRRDRRSPATRYYSSGHSDDYDDDSYDFDQNNDDDTNNNEYVVAVIDTGRGTWARGYESLLALNYGDGNDGYGDDGGEDDVGPGGLLGTADLRDQLEAVEYLLSSSTATSDGFKDSGQGYYSEDRPRGSSSRDRSRWFSPTSQSNRRYYSDDDDYYDDDEEYDDSTDKNDNEDYYYYYYSNDGDNGDYGDDNRGDNFYRDNDGKRSRRDRRGASDTKANTEALRLPYVDASKVALLGGGPTSPSTPPSVYGGYAAARMALWQTIYGGAPIVKKSDESGDKGNRKEPVAIRSSFKCAVTMAPVCSWRLYASAFAERYYGYYGENDRDNWMSYDRSDLIPLTPSFNESSLSPSSTGKGINLLVMHGTADTIIHPQNSMMLVRGVMQQQQQQFVPGLISSVGRRNNNSTASGGRFAGGFPTRVGAIRISQLVMPDADLSNSRMATDVENSSPIENHHQLLHSIFGHVTQYLASECFTSVGDGNRGRGIRTRSRRLRKRRRRRWRTSNRDQEKSDDQQQQKRGEEHQQHQQNQRSDKSNSDTSNESGGGGDRSSGGRYRRHDIDSNQPNSESSIKNDMVEVKIKVNGAYSDNKIKNISWLNSYMGNFTIPNNSNNNSNNVSKRKERDDDDGAEVDEEDDEGEESDDEYYDAEENDEEDGDSEDGDNDDDEYP; encoded by the exons ATGGCGACCGAATACCGACAACGTCCCGGCATGGGCGACCATTTCGACGACGAG gatctTGTGATGAGTTCAGCCCAACAACGACGAAACTGGCGTGGGATACTCATCGCTCTGATGGTCATCGTCGCGGTTTTAGCTATGATAGTAACGTCTGTAGTCTTATTGACTCCACCTCAACCAGAAGAACTGTCGGACTCGTACTCGGACTTGGAGAACGGTGGCAGAGCTGGTTCGGACTACTATTACAATCAACGGGCAAACGATGAACTTTGGTGGCGTCACCGAGGTATGAGGACATTACGTTTATCAGATATACTGTCAGATTCagcaaacataaaattattcaacggaACGTGGATTTCTGGTACCGAGATATTTTACGTAACCAGCACTGGTAACTTGGCCATTATGGAGATTATGGCAGACGGTATTACACAGACTACTCACCACATAATGTCCAAAAAAACGTTAcag AAATTAAAAGGTCCGCTCGTGTCATTCGAACTATCACCTGATCGTAATCACGTACTCATAGGTCATCAcgcaaaaaaa TTGTTGAGATATTCGAAAACGGCTCGTTATACGGTTTATACTGTGTCAACCAG GCAAATGACCCCTATAACGTTGGAAGATCATCGAAATCACCGAAACGTAACCGCTTCTGCTGATCTTCAGCCATATTTTCTGCACGCTCAATGGCACAAGTTTTCAACTGTGACCGAGAAAAACGTCGAGTCTATGGCGTTGATCATCGTGTATCGGTATGATGTGTACTACGTGCCGTGGTCACTGGAATCGACAGCTACCCCGGGTACCAACATCGGGAAAAATAACGTTACAATCGATTCACAGACGTCAAACGTCACCAACTCCTCGTATACTCCTCTTTCCACTCCATCACTAAACGATAAACAAGACAACGGCGGAGACAACGACACGTCTAATAAATTGACATGGAACCCATGGCCTTACGGCCCAGTTCGCCGAATTACCACGTCTGGGTCCGGTGGATCGGGTACCGCTGCCGGAATCGTGAGCAACGGAGTAGCTGATTATCTATATGAAA TGGAGATATTGAAGAGGTCCCCAGCCATATGGCCATCATCCGGGCGGTATCTGATGTACGCAACGTTTGATGATCGACGGGTGGGAGAATACAAGTATTCAGTTTACACGAAGGGTGGACGGCAAAATAACAACGTCGATGATGGTGATACCGAAAAACATTCTAAGCAGCGAAAACCAAAACGACGCAGGAGGCGTTTAAGGCGAAATTCAAAACCTGAAGAAGCACCAAGTATAGCGGAAGACGACAGCACATCTGAGTATTATTTGTACCCTCATATACGCACTCTTAAATATCCAAAG GCTAACACACCAAATCCCGCAGTCACTTTATCAGTGATCGTAAATCTCGATCAACTAGAAAATAAGCAAATACAACCAAAAATACGCACCTTGACACCACCACCAATTTTCCAATATACTGA CGATTACTATTTCACGGCAGTTCAATGGGTAAACGACGGAGGTGTCGGCAGTGGAGGTGGAAGTCTCGAGATCGACGATGATAAATCGGGTGCTTCGGCAGCCGAGGTATGCGTGGTGTGGCTGAACCGAGCACAAAACACAAGCGTGACGACGCTCTGCAAATCACCCATGTGGATGTGTCAGGAG ACCCAAGTGATTAACGCAGTAGGAGCTGTTGGCGGTGGCAGTGGTATAAGAGGTGGACAAGGAAGTGAGACTTTCAACAGTGATCGCGCTCGTCGTCGATACAGACGCAATGGTGGTGGATCACAGAAAACATCACATGAAGCAGTCCATGGAATGAAAAACAACAGTATTAACGCATCTTCGCCGAACAAAGACCACCGCCGTCGCCGTCAGCCGCACCAGCACGGCCAACATAAGCATGGTGGTCAACATCAGCATAACGGCCACCACAGCCGTCGGCGACGAGACGGATACGTTAACTCTGGTAGCTACGAAGTTCCGAGAGGACGATATGGTGGTTGGGTGGATGCCACTGTCGGCGGGGCCGGTGGTGGAGTTCCGTCGACCGGAGGTGGTGTCAGCGATGGCGGCTACCGTATGATCTCGGCCACCACTTGGTGGTCAGGTGGACCCAACATCAACGATGGGGGAGAAAACTTCATAGGCGACGACGGATACGCGGGCATAGCTAGTTTCGGTAGCACTGGTACTGGTGCTGTGTATGCGATGGCCGCCTTGGTTCGCAAGGGATGGGAAACGGGTGACAAGGAACTGACACCACGAGCGCCAGTGTTCGCGACGGATGGTCAGGGATACGTTAGCGTGGCACCGGTACGCGATGACGAGCACGATGACAACGAAGAGGAAGACAGTGAAGGAGGGGTGCGTCTCCGACGACCGACCGTAAAACAGTCATCACGCGACCGAAATGGCAAAAGCAGGGCACAGTCGTCAATTGGAAAGTATTATGCTCAAGTTGTAGCTGTAAACATAACGAAGAAACTTTTAGCGCCACTAACATTTGGTGAATTTGACGATGACAACGACAACGATGGGAACAaagaagacaaaaaaaaaagcaaagtCGTCACTAAAAGTTGGACGGTAGTCAGGATTTTGGCTTGGGACCAACGAACTGATATGAT TTACTTTCTTGCCGTACCATCCGGTCGTGGTGCACCACACCACCGTCATTTGTATGCAGTCAAGTTTACGTCTGCGGCATCTTCAACTACAGTAAATACTGATGCCGGTTACCGAATGGGACACCATCATCAACAACAGTTCCGTAAAACTTACCGTCATAGCAACCGTAGCAGGCCAGTGTGTCTAAGTTGCGATATAGGTTTTACCGGCAACATAAGACGTCGCGAACGTCGTGAATTTGGTGGAAAACAGAACCGAATGGATGAGGCGCGAGACGGTCGGTTAAGGCAGCAACAGCGGGAACGATGGGAAAATCTAAAGGAAGAAGAAGAAGACAATGAAGAGGAGGCTGCCACCGCGGAAG AACGCCGTCAGCAGCGAAATCGTCGACAGCAGCAACGAGAATTGCAGAATCGTGGAATGTTGAGACACTGCACATACTTCGATGCCCAGTTCTCACGGGATGGTAGCCATTATGCTTTGGTGTGTCTGGGCCCTTCAGTTCCATATGTTACATTGCATAGAACCATATTAGATGATATTGACAATACTGAAGACAACAGTGATGGTAGTGGAAGTAGTGATGAACCAGACAGCGTTCCACTAACTACACAGAAAATGCCTAAAGATTCTTCCTACTCCTTTGAGTTGATTGCTCTTATAGAAAATAACACTCGTCTACAG GACAAATACACGAATCGAGTTTTGCTACCAGGTACCAGAACTTTTCAATTAAGACTTTCCGGCGGTCGTAAACTGACCACTTCAGGGGGCTTACATTTTAATGATCCACTTGCAGCAGCTGATTATTATAGTAATGGTGGCGACCAACAGCAACATTTTTCGACTAAAAAACGTCCAGATTCAGATCCTCTGACCGTGGCACAGGTCCGATTGTATCTACCATTAGGCGTTTACGATCCTGAGGCTGATCCTCGACCAGAATTCATGTCAAACCATATCAGAAATTCTGGAAACTCTGATAAAGGTGATATTACTAATGCCGAAGTAACCGCTAAAACCAGTGACAGCTCTTCGACTAAGCACAGCCATCGGCGTCGACGAAGATCGTCATCAACTGCATCTTCCGCACATAATAGCAATGATGACAGTGGAGATGGATCAAAACGACAACGACGTCCTCGGAAAAAACAACGTCAACATCGTTTGAAAAAGTTGTATCCTATGCTTGTGGTAGTTAACTCAGACCCAGGGTCACAGGCTATCACTGATCGATTTACTGATCGATTAGGCTATACTACAGGATTACTATGCTCAGGTTCATTGGGCAGAACGCTACCGAGTGCTAGTGGTAGAAGTTCAGCAGGCCTAAGATATAGTGGGAATGAGTGGGATCGTCAGCGGCCGAGAGGTCGTCGGGATCGTCGGTCTCCGGCGACTAGATATTATTCCTCTGGACATTCAGACGACTACGATGACGACTCTTATGACTTCGATCAAAATAATGACgacgatacaaataataatgagtaCGTAGTGGCTGTGATAGATACAGGACGAGGGACATGGGCCCGAGGTTATGAGTCGTTGTTGGCCTTAAATTATGGGGATGGCAATGACGGATATGGAGATGATGGCGGAGAAGACGATGTTGGGCCAGGTGGACTTCTAGGTACTGCTGACCTTCGTGATCAGTTGGAAGCAGTTGAGTATCTGCTTTCAAGCTCTACCGCCACCAGCGATGGTTTTAAAGACAGTGGTCAGGGGTATTACAGCGAAGATCGCCCAAGAGGTAGTAGCAGCCGTGACCGTTCTAGATGGTTTTCACCGACTTCACAATCAAATAGAAGGTACTATAGCGATGATGATGACTATTATGACGATGACGAAGAATATGATGACAGTACCGACAAAAATGACAACGAagattactactattattactatagcaATGACGGAGATAATGGTGACTATGGTGATGATAACCGAGGAGATAATTTTTACAGGGACAACGATGGTAAGAGAAGTCGTAGAGACCGTAGAGGCGCTAGTGACACAAAAGCAAACACTGAGGCACTACGGTTACCATACGTAGATGCAAGTAAAGTAGCGTTATTGGGCGGTGGACCAACATCGCCTTCAACACCACCATCAGTCTATGGTGGATATGCTGCTGCTCGGATGGCTTTATGGCAAACCATTTATGGTGGTGCGCCAATTGTGAAAAAAAGTGATGAATCTGGTGACAAAGGAAATAGAAAGGAACCTGTGGCAATTCGATCTTCGTTCAAGTGTGCTGTAACTATGGCACCTGTATGTTCATGGCGCCTATATG CTTCTGCATTTGCTGAACGTTACTATGGATATTACGGGGAAAATGATAGAGATAACTGGATGTCATATGACCGTTCAGACTTAATACCATTAACACCTTCATTTAACGAGTCATCGTTGTCGCCGTCTTCAACAGGAAAAGGAATAAACTTATTAGTGATGCATGGAACAGCGGACACTATAATACATCCACAGAACTCAATGATGCTAGTTCGAGGAGTCATgcaacaacagcagcaacaatTCGTACCTGGACTTATAAGTAGTGTTGGACgtcgaaataataattcaactgcATCTGGAGGACGATTCGCTGGAGGGTTTCCTACACGAGTTGGAGCCATTCGGATATCACAACTAGTAATGCCAGACGCAGACTTGAGTAATTCAAGAATGGCAACAGACGTAGAAAACAGTTCTCCGATAGAAAACCACCATCAACTACTTCACTCAATTTTCGGTCATGTCACACAATATCTGGCCTCAGAGTGTTTTACCAGTGTAGGCGATGGAAACCGAGGCCGAGGCATTAGGACACGTAGCCGACGCTTACGAAAACGGAGGAGAAGGAGATGGAGGACCAGCAATCGAGACCAAGAAAAATCAGACGACCAGCAGCAGCAGAAACGGGGAGAAGAGCACCAACAGCACCAGCAAAACCAGCGCAGTGACAAAAGTAATTCTGATACTAGCAATGAAAGCGGTGGGGGTGGTGACCGTAGTTCCGGCGGTAGATACCGTCGACACGATATTGATAGCAATCAGCCAAACTCGGAGAGTAGTATCAAGAATGACATGGTAGAAGTAAAAATTAAGGTTAATGGCGCTtatagtgataataaaataaaaaatattagttggcTTAACAGCTACATGGGAAATTTTACCATTcctaataacagtaataacaatagtaacaATGTCAGTAAGAGAAAAGAACGAGATGACGACGATGGAGCAGAAGTCGATGAAGAAGATGATGAGGGCGAGGAAAGCGACGACGAATACTATGACGCAGAAGAGAATGACGAAGAAGACGGAGATAGTGAAGATGGAGATAATGACGACGATGA GTATCCTTGA